GAGTAGGAATTCAGTTTCATGTCAGTGATGTAAGTTTTTTACTTTTCTCCCTCACAGAATCTGACAAATATGACTCCAGAGATGTGGACAGGCTACAAAAGGATGATGCTCTGGTGGAGGCATACCTGACATGGCGACTATACTCTGTGGACGATGCCCTGAAGATGATTGACGACAGTTTCCTGTGGAGGAAAGAATTTGGTTTGAATGGTGAGCGGTCTGGGTACATATTTAACCTCTCGTAAAACTGCACTGCACGTGCACTTGTTTTCAGAGAATGAAGAAGGTGTCAGTGTCGGTCATCAATTAATCACTCAAGTGATTCATCTCAATCTGAGAAGCCTGTGGCTGTATTTGTACCCTACAACATGTGACTTTGGCCTTGTTTAGGGTTGAGTGTAGAAAACAGGAACAGCACACATTCTCATTCCCTGCTAAACTAGAATCTTAACAAATACAGGCAAGTTATCCAGTGCAGTTTTATTTGGGCCTATCAGTATCACCACACTGTGGGATGATTCATCAGTAGCTGTCGATGTGTTATAGATTCTTGACCTTCTCTCAGATAAAGGCTTATTGTGTGCTGTGTGGTAATATTTCCATCTGTTCCGCCTGGAGACAATCCTCTCAATTTTTCTTTAGTTTCACTTTTAAATTGCTACATTTTACTCATACAAATACAGGGTTTTCGAGCTAGACAACCTTCAGTTTGTTAAATCGGTGTCATGCAGAAATTAGATTTGCAAACGTTATTTCTTCCAATTGCCTAACTTCTGATATTGACAATGCCTTATTGTCACTTGTTGACAAGATTTGTCTGTCTTGTATGGTGGCGAGGAGTTAGGAATAGTTTAGTTTTTATGATAATTATTTTGGCCAATAATTGTTGTTGTTATAAAACATTCTtattgaatgctgttttatattGTTGGCTGATAATGTTTTGTGTTGTTTCAGACCTCACTGAGAGCAGCATACCAAAGTGGATGTTTGAGACGGGGGCTGTCTTCCTCCACGGCTACGACAAGGAAGGCAACAAGCTCTGTATGTTGATTAATGATGCTCATACTGCACCATATGTATAATTGATTTCTCTCTAATAATTACTCACAGAAACAATTATTACCCCTTACAAAAGGTTACCAAAAATTGTAAGCTATTGTTTTGTAATATGTTTAAgacataaagtaccagtcaaaagtttggacacacctactcattccaggttttattttttgctattttctacattgtagaataatagtgaagacatcgcaactatgaaataacacatacgggatcatgtagtaaccaaaaaagtgttaaacaaattaaaatatattttatattttagtttcttcaaaatagccaccctttgccttgatgacagctttgcacactcttggcattctctcaaccagcttcacctggaatgcttttccaacagtcttgaaggagatcccacatatgctgagcacttgttggctgcttttccttcactgttcgatccaactcatcccaaaccatctcaattgggctgaggtcgggtgattgtggaggccaggtcatctgatgtagaaaatagtaaatataaagaaaaacccttgaatgagtaggtgtgtccaaacttttgactggtactgcatgttGAGGTTATTGAATGCAATACTTTTGTCTGTGTTTTCAGTCTGGTTCAAAGTCAAGCTCCATACCAAGGATGCAAAGACCAGCATGGACAAGAAGAAGTATATTGCCTTCTGGCTGGAGCGCTATGCTAAGAGAGAGCCAGGGATGCCACTCACTGTTGTGTTCGACATGGCCGATTCAGGGATTAGCAATATCGTAAGTGAACACTTACCTTTTTGATTAACATTGTAGTCTTTTCTTGTATTTGTCACCTTCCCTTATTatttttaaatttaacctttatttaactaggcaagtcagttaagaacaaattcttatttacaatgacggtctactggGGGgaagggggttaactgccttgttcaggggcagaacgacagatttttaccttgtcagcttggggattcgatgcagcaacctttcagttactggcccaacgctctaaccactaggctatttgATAATGTTTGAAGAATCAAACCAGGGCTACAGTACGTCAATAGCTCTGATTTCTACCAATGTCACTGTTGATCCACTCTACATAGATTTAAGGAGGGCTTTATTGGTCAATTTCTGTCCTCATAATTAAACATGTTTTCCCCATTTTCAAAAAGAAGTAGCctacgtctgtctgtgtgtggttatGAGTGTCATTGAAGTCCTGTTGAGCTTTCTAATTTTGCTTGATGTTTGAGCCGGGGACTTGGAGGGATCGATGCTCTTCAATGGTTTAGCACATTGAAAGTGACCTTTAAATTAGTTTGGTCATTCCAAGTCGACGGACTGCCTAATTCATAGACTGACTTTGTCTCCATCGGAGCTTCCCAGCAGGCACTCTCCTTTCTGTCAGCCAGCTCGCTTCACAGGCCAAACTCTCTTCTGGAGAAATGCCCTAATTAAATACACGAGCTAGAGAGAGAATAAATAACTTCACAAAACCCTAATATGAAATGAGTGTATTAGTAGATCAGTTTTGGGAGTAGTCTTAATGAAGTTTGCTGAAATAGGCACTGTGTGGGCTGGAACAGGCCTGGCTAGTGTTATCTCTAACTTTCTTAGTGAGTCtagtgcagtggttcccaacaagggatactaggacccctggcagtacttggcctatccacagggggtacttgagaaatctcatgagaccatagggctactggtaaaatgcacatgagagGGTAAATCAGGGGTACTCTGGGCAGACCAACATTCAGTAGGtgggacagtaaccgaaaaagGTTGGTAACCATTGACCTagtgcagtgtttcccaaccctggtcctcaagtgcccccaacagtacacatttttattgtaaccctggacaagcacacctgtgTACTGTTtggggtactcgaggaccagaGTTGGGGAAACATTGGTCTAGTGCATGGCAATGAGTCTCTGTAGGGCATAGGATGTAGCCAGGCTGATAGGCTCCTCTTCCTAATGGTCTGACTAGAATATTGGTAGTTCTGTTGTCTGATGATAATATGGCCATTATGGTAATGAAAACGTATGGTACCTTTGACTGAACAGGGGTCTACAGTGTGACCATTATACCTGAATATGTTGTGCGACCTGGAATTTTAATTTAGGACCACCAGTGCACATAGAaaaattaaggattctagctttaatatctcaaacatttttttttgtgctcctacatttctttgtgtgtgtctgcatttTTCTTCTTAGGCGCACACATGCTCCTTGTGAAAAAGGTCAGCGTAGAgccctgctgagtaaattatcatGAAGGAGGCATTTCATGTTTAGTTGTAATCCATTAAACTGACTGTGAAACATTTTAGATAATGTTAGTCTTGTGAGATTGTATAAAAACCCACTTGTCTTTTTTTGAGGCCTCAGGGCAGATAGTATTGGGTTGTTTAGAGCAGGGTTTCCAACACTCTGTCCTGCCCTCCGGagcacttttttattttatttttttaccctagcactacacagctgattcaaataatcaaagcttgatgatgagttggttatttgaatcaccTGTTTAGTGctcgggcaaaaaccaaaacgtttaCCCAgagggggccccaggaccgagtttgggaaaccctggtttaGAGAACACGTTTGCACAGACAAAAGGAAACATTTGAGTTTCGAAGCTGTCTGTAGTTATCTCAGCCAAGGCTTGATACTGTATGTAGAGCAAGTTTATTCAAGCTTCTATGAAGATCAAGGTTACGCAATCATAAAGTAAACAACCAGACTGTACAACGTTTCAGCAAATACTGTGAATGGATTACAGTTAATAATCCAATTTGAGCAGCGTAAGAGTAAAAGTAGTTGTGGTGTTGCATGGGGTGTAGTGGGCACTGCACACACACTACTTTTGTATCACACATTTTCCCctgaaatatatttaatatgattgaGTTGAAGGAAGGTGTTTGAAAGTATTGACTACAGCTTTGTTCAGCTTTGTGACAAAGTTTAAATGGTTATGAATTGGGTCATTGCACAGCTAGCTTGAGGCAGTAAATGTCTCTGGCTGAGCGAACGGGTTCCCAATTGAAAGGCCATAAAACGTCTTTGCTAGTCAAAGCCTGCTTTGAGGCTGTATATAGTACTCTACTTTCTGAGTCCTAATTATACTCTTTCATTTTTTTCAGGACATGGATTTTGTGAAGTATGTAATTAATTGCTTCAAAGTGTATTATCCAAAGTTTCTATGTAAGTATATAAAACTTGAAACAATATGGAGTTCATTCACAGGTTGATTGATAAATGTTGTATGACACATATATGTAATTGTTCCTATTATTGACCCACATCCTGTTTTAAAATGAGTTTTATTAAATATATTATAAGAAACAAAAGTACATGGAATGCAGTCATATGATTCAGTGTTAGGGCCAATGCTACATTAGTACACCGAACTttgggaacaccttcctaatattgagttgcaacaactccccttttaccctcagaacagcctcaatttgtccaggcatggactctacaaggtgtcgaaagcgttccacagggatgctggcccatgttgactccaatgcttcctacagttgtgtgaagtttgctggatgttctttgggtggtggaccattcttgatacactcggggaaactgttgagtgtggaaaaacccagcatatcccgttcaaaggcacttaaatattttgttcaccctctgaatggcacacatacataagAGTGGCTTACCAAGAAAAACTTCCAAAAGGACTAATTCGAAGTAAAAAGGAGttgaagaggatttaacaagtaacatcaatatgggatgatagctttcacctggattcacctgtgcagtctatgtcatggaaagagcaggtgttcctaatgttttgtatactcagtgtatttcaCCCCTCGGTTATGGTCTTGTCATTTCAGCCAAAATGATCATTGTCGACATGCCATGGATCTTGAATGGTGAGTCATGTAGTTATTAAAATGATTTGCAATTGGAAACTTAATCTAATCATCGTAGTTCAAATAAACGTTTTTTTCATcgcatacacagatttgcaggttCAGCGAAATGCTTATATTTCTAcctcaacagtgcagtaatatctagcaatacaataaccaaaaacaacaaattaCAAGTTCAgacatgtgtttttgtttttttagctGCATGGAAGATTGTGAGGACATGGTTGGGTCCAGAAGCCATCAGCAAGCTGAAGTTTGCATCTAAAAATGAGATCCAAACATTTATTGGCCCTGAATACCTGCCTCCTCACATGGGTGGAACGGTATGTACCCGCAGTATTCAACTCACTGAAGATGGCAATGACGCCATCTATCTACCTGGCTACATACATTTTCATCTTACTATCATCTGATGAATTCCCTTTTCAAATGTCAACATTTGACAGGTTTTGCCTCTATTTCTTCCCTCACTTGTCATGAGAAAATGTGACTAACCTGTGATTAGtcaatatttatatttatttatttattgttgacTTAACCCAATGAGTCCCACTTAACGCCAGTGCATTTTGGACTTCTAACCCCTTTTAAACATTGTGTTGGATTCATCTATTTCTTCTGCAGACTAATGGTTGGTACCTACGGCTGTGTGATTAACGGGCTGAGCTAGAGTGGTTTTTGTGAGAAGGATGGATCCCGACTGGGGATTTTTAAATCTTTAGAGTCCAATTCGTGGAGTTGTCACTGACGAATTGGATATTAATTTCCCAGTGAGCAAACAATATCTGTACTTAAAGCATTCATATAAATTAATCTTTTGAGGTTTTGGTTTCGGCGGATCTTATTTATTTAATTGACGTTCATGAAAGCAACTATTTATGTCAACttgttttgtgttctacttgtagccctggttctcctgaaaagaaaatggtaaaacacttcATTGTGAGACTGAAATATAAGGGCTGGACGTGCAGATAAGTGAAAAGCTGATTTTTGCTGGGGTCTCGGCACTGATAGTATTAACATTAACCCTATTGCTGACTTCATTCCAGGATCACTTCAAATACAGCTATCCTCCCCTTCCTGACGATGACTTCCAAACGCCGATATGTGAGAACGGACCAATCGTCAGCGAGGACGACAACGAGAGCAAGGACTTCGAATCAGACAGCAAGGAGTTAGAGTCGAGCTTCAGCTCCGAGGTCGCCATCGAGCCCAAAAAGGTACAAAACCTCCCCTTTTGTTTATTTACCGAACTCCCTCTGAATGCAGGTACAGTAAGGAAGACAGTAACGCATAGAAACGCATGAAATATTCACGCTGTGGCTGCATGTAAACTCATACTCCGCCTTGAATAGCCTACTACTTATCCACTTGATTTTCAGAAGTAGTACATGAGTCTGTTGTCATGTTTCTAATGTAGCCTACCGTTAAATCTGATGATGGCTGCTGCTATTACTCATTAACAGTAGAGTCACTACAGTTAGTATCTGCAGTGAGCTGATTGCTGATGATTTAACCCTGCATTGGGCTCTCTTAGAAACAGCAGAGACCTTTTCTCTTCGTCATTAGCCTTAATTAACATTAAACACACCCCGTTCACACTTGTCAGTCAAATAAGACATTAGAGGTTCAGTCAAGTCCCTCCTCACTTTGATGTGCCATTTTCCTCACAGACCCTTTAATTTCTCAACGTTTAGTGTGAGATTACAGCATGTAATCGGGCTCCTCTGTGGAGAGAGCTGTGAATTGTAGAGGCGGTAATGTCCTAATTTGGCAGCTGTTACGCTTTTCCTCATTGTCTCGGTCAAGGtgactccccatgtctccagctGCAGCTTAATCCTTCCTGTCCACTGACTGTACCCATATAACACATCACAGTCCCTTCTTCAGTCTCCCTCACTCACCCCACGGCTCCTCTCATCTCCTGAGCACTTCTCTGGCTACTGAGAATGTGTCAAGTCTGACTGCCGTCACAGAAGCTCTTCCTAGCTGTGCGAGAGTCCGCTTTTCCCCCGCATGCTTCGTTCTGCATACCTAACTTCACAGGAGTTTTTAAAGCACTTCCCAGAATACTTCATTTATTTTGTGTTGCCACTAATGATTTTGGCTCAACCTTGTTGGAGGctgggtgatgagagagagagagagagagagagagagacacagactttGGGGTGATGTGGTTTGTCAGAGGctgttatttgtgtgtgtgatggtctcAGCTGGTTAGTTGGCAGCCCCACCGGCCCGGACGGTCCCCGTGTAGCCAGGCACAATCACAGACCCTGCAGCTCTTGGCTTTAACACACCTCCTCACAGACACCATCTAGCATTCTCTGCTGTTGTCAGGCTGCTGCACCCTAGCAACGGTCAGGGCTTCATTGTCAGCATATGCAGCACATATttatgtatctgtctctgtctttctcttactCTAGCTAGGGGACTTCATTTATTTATCCACAGTTGATATTTGGCCTCTTCTTTGTGACACAGAAAACAAACACATTGTAGTGAGTAGCTAATAGATCAATATCAGCCTGGGATGTAGGGTACACCCTATATATACATTTCTGTCATATGAAGACTAGCCTGTATGAGTAGGCCTACCTGTTTCAATAAATATTCTTTGGTGTAATGTGAACTGGATGGTagtgaagtgattgtgttaatgTGGCCTCTGGGTGTCGCTGCGCTGAGTGTCGCTGCGCTGGGTGTGTTGTCTCTACCGTGACAGACTCAAGGGGGGTGTGTGTGACTGCGCTGTGTCGAAGCAAACTCCTCTTGCGCCCTTAAGCCTTCTGGGTAACCTGCACCACTGTCATAGCTCACAGGGGACtcagtacacactcacacacaggtgtttacacacacacacacacacacacacacacacaaacgaactTGCGCTCCAGAGTTGCCCTGTCAGCTACACATCACAAAGCTGCTCACATGAGCCTCTTAAGCCTCTTCATTGTCAATGATGATAAATCAGTTTGGCAAACCAGAATCTAAGCCTGATCAAGtttgtgtgtggttttgtgtgtcGACCTATGCAATTTAGTGGATGAATGTATGTTAATGATCCATCAATACACgtgagcaatgttccctctaactTTTTTTTCAGCACTatgcaaatttcaggtctgctgagcgaaAACCTTAACATTGTGAAAATTATGTGCAACTTCCAGCACGCgcttactgtgaacactgaggctgtacccgctttaagttagtttCAGACAGTGGTCAAGTAGCCTAATTTGGCTGTTTGATCTTATTGTAGGCCTAtcagtggcctaccatcaaaacaatggagaaaaatgcatcccataaaaTGTTTACATGGAATTAGCTGTTATATCATTcaacctacagtagcagccaatgtgtggtgttcaatgtaggccatCATTAATGAGACTTTTGGAAAAAAAACATCTAGGTCTTGACATTAAACCGTTTATCTACTTGTCCTTCAGAtgaggaggtgactgaaaatgtgttgtttgatgcaagaagccactttacaaaatacaatATCTGtatattcccataccattattccaGAGAATCAGACAACTTATACTACGCACTGCCTATGGGCTACTTAAGACCGtctcaaaatatactgctcaaaaaaataaagggaacacttaaacaacacatcctagatctgaatgaaagaaataatcttattaaatacttttttctttacatagttgaatgtgctgacaacaaaatcacacaaaaataatcaatggaaatccaatttatcaacccatggaggtctggatttggagtcacactcaaaattaatgtggaaaaccacactacaggctgatccaactttgatgtaatgtccttaaaacaattcaaaatgaggctcagtagtgtgtgtggcctccacgtgcctgtatgacctccctacaacgcctgggcatgctcctgatgaggtggcggatggtctcctgagggatctcctcccagacctggactaaagcatctgccaactcctggacagtctgtggtgcaacgtggcgttggtggatggagcgagacatgatgtcccagatgtgctcaattggattcaggtctgggggccagtccatagcatcaatgccttcctcttgcaggaactgctgacacactccagccacatgaggtctagcattgtcttgcactaggaggaacccagggccaaccgcaccagcatatggtctcacaaggggtctgaggatctcatctcggtacctaatggcagtcaggctacctctggcgagcacatggagggctgtgcggccccccaaagaaatgccaccccacaccatgactgacccaccgccaaaccggtcatgctggaggatgttgcaggcagcagaacgttctccacggcgtctccagactctgtcacgtctgtcatgtgctcagtgtgaacctgctttcatctgtgaagagcacagggcgccagtggcgaatttgccaatcttggtgttctctggcaaatgccaaacgtcctgcacggtgttgggctgtaagcacaacccccacctgtggacgttgggccctcataccaccctcatggaatctgtttctgaccgtttaagcagacacatgcacatttgtggcctgctggaggtcattttgcagggctctggcagtgctcctcctgctcctccttgcacaaaggcggaggtagcggtcctgctgctgggttgttgccctcctacagcctcctccacgtctcctgatgtactggcctgtctcctggtagggcctccatgctctggacactacgctgacagacaccgcaaaccttcttgccacagctcgcattgatgtgccatcctggatgagctgcactacctgagccacttgtgtgggttgtagactctgtctcatgctaccactagagtgaaagcaccgccagcattcaaaagtgaccaaaacatcagccaggaagcataggaactgagaagtggtctgtggtccccacctgcagaaccgctcctttattgggggtgtcttgctaattgcctataatttccacctgttgtctattccatttgcacaacagcatgtgaaatgtattgtcaatcagtgttgcttcctaagtggacagtttgatttcacagaagtgtgattgacttggagttacattgtgttgtttaagtgttccctttattgttttgagcagtgtacaacactgcccctttaagacataaaAAAAAGCTACAAAAACttactagcaaagaatatgaacaaatgtgcacacgtggctacatgcagctctcttTTGACTCTCTTTTATTtaagtaagtcagttaagaacaaattcttatttacaatgacagcctcgctttgataaaaaataaaaaatgcatctACTCAAGATCGCTCATACTGTAGCCtatacacagtccagttcaaagtgaacggcacagatccatatatggcaatggctatttgcatattggcctactgcagctctgattggttatggcacacctgtctgtgtagagtacgggcctgagtcatgcctgtcaatgcaatagaatcctactccaatgcTTTCTGCCTACAACAAATTATCTTTCACACTTCATTTTGCGtactaagtcttgcatagtttgtttttgttttattacatTGATTTGAAAGTGGCAAATATTGCGTTGACTCGATCACTTTTATCACAGTAGAGCGAAAcatgatagtgttaactaaagggGAAAACTCAAGAAAggtgagtgaagttcaatctcgtgcttctctgcgtGGGGGAATATTTATTCTGCTTGGCAGTCTGAGGGGAGCTACGCGCCCGCGTGCAGCTTAAAGGGAACGTTGCCTGTGAGCAGAATGTATTCTTTGGTGCCTCTGATTTACCCAGTCCCTAATGATCTACCTAGGCTATAGGCTAATCTCTTGGCTTGCTggctttaaagggatacttcgggattttgacaatgaggccctttatctacttccccggagtcagatgaacttgtgaataccgtttttatgtctctgtgtctagtatgaaagaagttagaggtagtttcttaagttagcattggctcacgacACTACCTCTaaattccttcatactggacacagagacataaaaatgttatccacaagttcatctgactctggtgaAGTCCCGAAGTATCCCGTTAAGGTCCTAACACCAATCATGATACCCATTGTTTACAGCTTGTCTGTCTGGTCACATTCCACTGTCATGATCATGttctgctgctcctctctctaCATAAAGCCAGTCTTAGTACTGAATGAATACCTGTGGCTCTCAACAGTGTCTTGATACAGTAGCTTCCCAGATCAGCTAATtgcctttctctctgttttgACCCAAGGGCTGGTTTTGGTAAGGCATTGTATGATCTCTGCCTCACCAGCAGCACTGATTCCTGGAGGGTTCTGCATTCTGAAAGGGCAGTCTGAGGGTTTTACTCATGTACCAGCCCCGCCATCTAATCACCACCATGGACACATTCAGCCTTTGATTGAACCCAAAATGGACCTGGACCAAACATTTAAAATATGACCCCCACAATGTGTTGCACTTATCACAATGTGATGATTTTGAAGAGATTCATAGCCAATCAAGTAGGCTATCAGATACATAACTCACAATAGTCTATCAGAAAAGAAGAAACATTTGCCCCCTTGATTCCTGTTCCTGTGACCAGCATTATAACATGGTGATATTTTATCCAACTTCAGTATTTTACCTTACTTAATATAACATTAAGGCAATAATGTCTTTGTAGAGAAAGTAAACCATGTGTGCCAAGTGTATACTTAACATGCCTTATTGAATTGTACTGATCTTTTAACCCAAAAGTATACTTTATTTTATCATTACTGTTGTATTAATATCAACTGTACTGTAATGATGAATGTATTCATGTTTATAATACTAAGAAAATAGTATTCTACTACCACCAGCATGAAATCCTTTCTTTTTAGCACATTTGCACTGACACTGAAGTGATACAATGTATACTCAACTACCTTATGCCATATTATAACTGGAATTGTAAGCACTTCCACTGTGTATCGATGCCTTTTCACACAACGAGAGAGTACTTAATTAATATAATCTGTGTTGTGCCTTATTGTCAATACTCTCCAAAGGATCAGACTGTCACTCCATGGTCTGTTGGGGAAGCTGCCTACAAATCATATTATCAAAACTAGTGTTTCATACGCTCTACATTTCTTAAACATTTCTGGATCTATGGATTTCTAAATTGTATCTCCTGCTTAGATCAGCCTTATTCATTCCAGTTTATGTAT
The DNA window shown above is from Salmo salar chromosome ssa25, Ssal_v3.1, whole genome shotgun sequence and carries:
- the mospd2 gene encoding motile sperm domain containing 2 isoform X1, producing the protein MAEVGKFEPEQDIEKKIEETRQKFNNEYVQGQESDKYDSRDVDRLQKDDALVEAYLTWRLYSVDDALKMIDDSFLWRKEFGLNDLTESSIPKWMFETGAVFLHGYDKEGNKLFWFKVKLHTKDAKTSMDKKKYIAFWLERYAKREPGMPLTVVFDMADSGISNIDMDFVKYVINCFKVYYPKFLSKMIIVDMPWILNAAWKIVRTWLGPEAISKLKFASKNEIQTFIGPEYLPPHMGGTDHFKYSYPPLPDDDFQTPICENGPIVSEDDNESKDFESDSKELESSFSSEVAIEPKKVYFSESLSSLKLDDNDKGDSRPKGARKPLTTFKAPLLHVSPAEELSFGSKESDRKCLIILDNVSKNQVAFKVRTTAPEKYRVKPSNSCCEPGASVDIVVSLHGGYQASLQDRFLVMAAEMEQNTDAGSPELAHFWKDVPKTKIMEHRLRCHILESSKPILTCGSDSPIEGGANGHPDLHTTLMRVMVCNARLEQKLDQYLWVQQVLIGLVLVVMMFTFLCLYNLPGTS
- the mospd2 gene encoding motile sperm domain containing 2 codes for the protein MAEVGKFEPEQDIEKKIEETRQKFNNEYVQGQESDKYDSRDVDRLQKDDALVEAYLTWRLYSVDDALKMIDDSFLWRKEFGLNDLTESSIPKWMFETGAVFLHGYDKEGNKLFWFKVKLHTKDAKTSMDKKKYIAFWLERYAKREPGMPLTVVFDMADSGISNIDMDFVKYVINCFKVYYPKFLSKMIIVDMPWILNAAWKIVRTWLGPEAISKLKFASKNEIQTFIGPEYLPPHMGGTDHFKYSYPPLPDDDFQTPICENGPIVSEDDNESKDFESDSKELESSFSSEVAIEPKKGWFW